CCGCCTCCCGGAGGTGACCGGCGCCGCGCTGCGGCTGCGGGGCCGGCGGTTCGTGCTGGACGGCGAGGTCATCTCCTTCGGCGACGACGGGCGGCCCCGCTCCTTCCAGGAGACGGCCGGCCGCGTCGGCTCGCGGGTGGACGTGGCCACGGCCGCCAAGTCGATCCCCGTCTCCCCCGTCTTCTTCGACGCCCTGTCCGTCGGCGACCGCGACCTGCTCGATCTGCCGTTCTCGGAACGCCACGCCGAGCTGGCCGCACTGGTACCGGAGCCGATGCGGGTGCGGCGCGCACTGGTGACCGGACCCGAGGACACCGACATGGCCGAGGCCTTCATGGCCGCGACCCTCGCCCGCGGCCACGAAGGAGTCGTGGTCAAGGCCCTCGACGCCGTCTACAGCGCGGGCCGGCGCGGCGCGTCCTGGCTGAAGGTCAAGCCGGTGCACACCCTCGACCTGGTCGTCCTGGCCGCCGAGTGGGGCCACGGCCGGCGCACCGGCAAGCTCTCCAACCTCCACCTCGGCGCCCGCACCACGGACGGCGGCTTCGCGATGCTCGGCAAGACCTTCAAGGGCATGACGGACGCGATGCTGGAGTGGCAGACCGAGCGGCTGCGGGACCTGGCCGTCGACAGCAGCGGCCACGTGGTGACCGTACGCCCCGAACTCGTCGTCGAGATCGCCTACGACGGCCTGCAGCGCTCCACCCGCTACCCGGCCGGCGTCACCCTGCGCTTCGCCCGCGTGCTGCGCTACCGCGAGGACAAGCGCCCCGAGGACGCCGACACCGTTGAGACCCTGCTCGCCGCCCACCCGGAGGTGGCGGTGTGACCGCACGGCGCAGCGCGGGCCTGCTGTTGTACCGGCACACCGAAGTCGGCCTGGAGGTGTTGCTGGGCCATATGGGTGGGCCGTTCTTCGCCAAGCGTGACGCCGGAGCGTGGACCGTTCCGAAGGGCGAGTACGAGCCCGACGAGCCCGCCTGGGAGGCGGCCCGCCGGGAGTTCCGCGAGGAACTGGGGCTGGAGCCGCCCGACGGGGAGGCCATGGCGCTGGGCGAGGTGCGCCAGACCAACGGCAAGACCGTCACGGCCTGGGCGATCGAGGCCGACCTGGACCCGGCGGCGATCACTCCCGGCACGTTCGTGATGGAGTGGCCGCCGAAGTCGGGGCGGACCCAGGAGTTCCCCGAGCTGGACCGCGTGGCGTGGTTCGGCCTCGACCGGGGGCGCGAGGTGATCGTCAAGGCGCAGTCCGCGTTTCTCGACCGGCTGGCGGAGCACTCGGCCCGACGGGGTTCCGCGGAGCCCTGAGCAGACGCACACGCGTTGCGGTCGCCCGCGCCGCGCGGGAAGGTCGTAACACCAAGCCGCAGGGAGGTCGGCCATGCCCATCGCGACGGTGAACCCGGCGAACGGCGAGACGCTCAAGACGTACGAGGCCATGGGCGAGGAGGAGCTCGAGCGCCGGCTCCAGCTCGCGGAGGCGACGTTCCGCACGTACCGGACGACGTCGTTCGCCGAGCGCGCCCGCCTGCTGAACCGGGCCGCCGAACTGCTCGACGGGATGCAGCAGGACATCGGCCGGGTGATGACCACCGAGATGGGCAAGCCGGTCAAGCAGGCCCGCGCGGAGGCCGCCAAGTGCGCCAAGGCGATGCGCTGGTACGCCGAGCACGCCGAGGAACTCCTCGCCGACGAGGAGCCGTCCGACTCCGACGTCAAGGACTCGGGCGCGTCACGCGTTCGGGTGCGGTACCGGCCGCTGGGCCCGGTGCTCGCGGTGATGCCGTGGAACTTCCCGCTGTGGCAGGTGGTCCGGTTCGCGGCGCCCGCGCTGATGGCGGGGAACGTGGGCCTGCTCAAGCACGCCTCCAACGTCCCCCAGACGGCCCTGTTCCTGGAGGACCTCTTCCACCAGGCGGGCTACCCCGAGGGCTGCTTCCAGACGCTGCTCGTCGGCTCCGGCGCGGTCGACGACATCCTGCGCGACGACCGGGTCAAGGCGGCCACGCTGACGGGCAGCGAACCGGCCGGGCGGGCGGTGGCGTCCACCTCCGGAGAGATGATCAAGAAGACGGTGCTGGAGCTGGGCGGCAGCGACCCGTACGTCGTCATGCCCTCCGCCGACATCGACCGGGCGGCCAAGGTCGCGGTCACCGCGCGGGTGCAGAACAACGGGCAGTCGTGCATCGCCGCCAAGCGGTTCATCGTGCACACGGACGTGTACGACCGGTTCGCCGAGCGGTTCGTCGAGGGCATGAAGGCGCTCAGGGTCGGCGACCCGCTGGAGGAGGACACCGAGGTCGGGCCGCTCTCCAGCGAGCAGGGACGGACCGATCTGGAGGAACTGGTCGACGACGCGCGGCGCAGCGGCGCCGAGGTGCTGTGCGGCGGGCAGCGGCCGGACGGACCCGGCTGGTTCTACCCGCCGACCGTGCTCGCCGGGATCACCCGGGAGATGCGCATCCACCGCGAGGAGGCGTTCGGGCCGGTCGCCACGCTGTACCGGGCGGCGGACCTGGACGAGGCCGTGCTCATCGCCAACGACTCGCCGTTCGGACTCAGTTCGAACGTGTGGACCCGGGACGAGGCGGAGGTGGACCGGTTCGTACGGGACCTGGAGGCCGGCGGCGTGTTCTTCAACGGGATGACCGCCTCCCATCCGGCGTTCCCGTTCGGCGGGGTCAAGCGGTCCGGGTACGGGCGTGAGCTGGCCGGGCACGGAATCCGCGAGTTCTGCAACATCACGACGGTTTGGCACGGGGCGTGAGTGTTGCGCGGCTAACATCCCGGTTGTGAACCGCGAAGTGACTCTGCCTCTGATCGTCGACGACCGCGGGACCCTGCAGGTGGCCGCCGCCGACGTGAGCAAGTTGTTGCGGACCGTGGGCGGTCGGTGGCTGCACCTCGTGGAGGCCGGTGAGGAGGGCCTCGACGAGGACACGGTGGCCGCGTTGACCATCGAGCTGGCCAAGCTCGCCGACCGGATCGACGTGGCGTGCATCGCCCACAGCAGCGGGGGCGCACCGTAGGCCCTGTCGTCATATTCCCGTCGTCCGCCCGCCGGGCAGGCGGGAATTTGACGACAGGGCCTAGGGGGTTCAGGGCAGCGAGGGCAGAGTCGACAGGGTGCTCCAGAACATCGCCTCGTAGCTCTGCAGCAGGCGGCCGTAGGCGTGTGCGCGTTCCTCGCTCAGGGTTCCCGCGTCCAGGCCCGCCTGCACCGCCGCTCTCGCCGTCCGGTCCAGTTCGGGGGCCGGCTGCGCGAAGAGGTCGAAGAACGCGCAGGCCTCGTCCTTGAAGCCGTAGTGGACCCGCAGGGCCCTGGCGATCTGCGCGCAGTAGCCTCCCCACGCCGAAAAGTTGGCGGTGATCGC
Above is a genomic segment from Streptomyces sp. SLBN-31 containing:
- a CDS encoding ATP-dependent DNA ligase; translation: MLLARLAHVSQEVAATSARSRKIALLAELFGDAEADDVPIVIPYLAGRLPQGRLGVGWKVLSRPVAPAAEPTLTVREVDALLTDLGKVAGPGSQAERGRLVGELMGAATKEEQRFLFGLLTGEVRQGALDAVAVEGLAQATGAPPGDVRRAVMLAGSLQAVAQALLTEGTAALDRFRLTVGRPVLPMLAHTASSVTEAIDKLGACAVEEKLDGIRVQVHRDGDAVRVYTRTLDDITDRLPEVTGAALRLRGRRFVLDGEVISFGDDGRPRSFQETAGRVGSRVDVATAAKSIPVSPVFFDALSVGDRDLLDLPFSERHAELAALVPEPMRVRRALVTGPEDTDMAEAFMAATLARGHEGVVVKALDAVYSAGRRGASWLKVKPVHTLDLVVLAAEWGHGRRTGKLSNLHLGARTTDGGFAMLGKTFKGMTDAMLEWQTERLRDLAVDSSGHVVTVRPELVVEIAYDGLQRSTRYPAGVTLRFARVLRYREDKRPEDADTVETLLAAHPEVAV
- a CDS encoding NADP-dependent succinic semialdehyde dehydrogenase; the protein is MPIATVNPANGETLKTYEAMGEEELERRLQLAEATFRTYRTTSFAERARLLNRAAELLDGMQQDIGRVMTTEMGKPVKQARAEAAKCAKAMRWYAEHAEELLADEEPSDSDVKDSGASRVRVRYRPLGPVLAVMPWNFPLWQVVRFAAPALMAGNVGLLKHASNVPQTALFLEDLFHQAGYPEGCFQTLLVGSGAVDDILRDDRVKAATLTGSEPAGRAVASTSGEMIKKTVLELGGSDPYVVMPSADIDRAAKVAVTARVQNNGQSCIAAKRFIVHTDVYDRFAERFVEGMKALRVGDPLEEDTEVGPLSSEQGRTDLEELVDDARRSGAEVLCGGQRPDGPGWFYPPTVLAGITREMRIHREEAFGPVATLYRAADLDEAVLIANDSPFGLSSNVWTRDEAEVDRFVRDLEAGGVFFNGMTASHPAFPFGGVKRSGYGRELAGHGIREFCNITTVWHGA
- a CDS encoding NUDIX domain-containing protein translates to MTARRSAGLLLYRHTEVGLEVLLGHMGGPFFAKRDAGAWTVPKGEYEPDEPAWEAARREFREELGLEPPDGEAMALGEVRQTNGKTVTAWAIEADLDPAAITPGTFVMEWPPKSGRTQEFPELDRVAWFGLDRGREVIVKAQSAFLDRLAEHSARRGSAEP
- a CDS encoding DUF6213 family protein codes for the protein MNREVTLPLIVDDRGTLQVAAADVSKLLRTVGGRWLHLVEAGEEGLDEDTVAALTIELAKLADRIDVACIAHSSGGAP